The following coding sequences lie in one Drosophila sulfurigaster albostrigata strain 15112-1811.04 chromosome 2R, ASM2355843v2, whole genome shotgun sequence genomic window:
- the LOC133839538 gene encoding WD repeat-containing protein 20, with the protein MANQLDANVKDDLKTQFVTREGTYRLLTLSEYSRPNRVGYSSNQSSPQVRVSFVTLPNPSSGSNSKTNSEHAATPAATTTANTTTGTTTTSDKRLQSNGAATTTTATSSTTTTTPATPTSTTTTAAITLNGGGGGGDSYNGTSTVDARLGGGISMHSMTNGGVLDQNGMLTNQIYGGDRICFNFGRDLYVYAFRGIKKGTEMSKPIDKKFYKGTNPSCHDFNANAATPTGAPLLVGFTTGQIQLVSPQQGPRELRKLFNEERLIDKTKVTCLKWLPNSPHLFLASHASGHLYLYNEELPCAATAPSYQPFKVGDGYTILTCKSKSTRNPLYKWVFSTDNCCINELCFSPCGSNLALVSQDGFLRVFHYDTMELLGIARSYFGGFLCVCWSPDGKYIVVGGEDDLVTVWSLHERRVVARGQGHRSWVSVVAFDPYTTSYTNWDGGDFSDDENQLNEYTASREERFSGDSTANGGFEGFDKNSTPLHATRARPHSASFRSDASSAALAPDKLAISYRLGSVSQDTQICLWDITEDVLRHPLAAMRQRVNSTQLNDSSFLNGGVVDADGIKVIRPVAMGQANNFADSGSCSPIREAAGGVAAGTTAEHSNSSSSKFSTANCTISSQSSNANTPPDECCETQATDSAVNTANTAAAATTTTAKTNSKAASSNSLKFPNCMVATKSDSIDSNSGQQQQQQQRVMSNSYNSTSGYNSKNSNSSNKSNSNSHSGSGGSFSAFNSLTQRLSNFSFLSNSEKRSSGSIGYDGTTATNHRQHRKAMSMLKSYNQHNHNNSSNSSSNHNNNRSSNTTNNFAHSTTVESSTSGTGTGMGSSATANSFGSLKLGKSSHNSSLATAGQSSTSVGSYDPMKLIGTPACPRFEECPLLEPLVCKKIAHERLTALIFREDCFLTACQDGFIYTWARPGHTTHVAQHLSPSQTAPPGGTVI; encoded by the exons ATGGCCAATCAACTGGATGCCAATGTCAAGGACGATCTGAAAACGCAATTTGTAACGCGCGAGGGAACTTATCGCCTGTTAACGCTATCGGAGTACTCGCGTCCCAATCGTGTCGGCTACAGCAGCAATCAAAGCTCACCTCAGGTGCGCGTCTCGTTTGTAACGCTGCCCAATcccagcagcggcagcaacagcaaaacaaacagcgaACATGCCGcaacgccagcagcaacaacaacagcaaacacaacaaccggaacaacaacaacgagtgaTAAGCGATTGCAGTCAAATGgcgcagcgacaacaacaacagcaacatcatcaacaacaactacaacacctGCTAcaccaacatcaacaacaacaacagcagcaatcacattgaatggaggcggaggcggcggAGATAGCTACAATGGCACCAGCACGGTCGACGCTCGCTTAGGCGGCGGCATCTCGATGCACTCGATGACCAACGGCGGCGTCCTCGATCAGAATGGCATGCTGACCAATCAGATCTATGGCGGCGATCGCATCTGCTTCAATTTCGGACGCGATCTTTACGTCTATGCGTTCCGTGGCATCAAAAAG GGCACCGAGATGAGCAAGCCAATCGATAAGAAGTTCTACAAGGGCACAAATCCCAGCTGCCATGATTTCAATGCGAATGCCGCCACGCCCACCGGAGCACCGCTGCTGGTTGGCTTCACAACGGGACAAATTCAACTGGTCTCACCGCAGCAAGGGCCACGTGAGCTGCGCAAGCTGTTCAACGAGGAG CGCCTGATCGACAAGACCAAAGTGACCTGCCTGAAATGGCTGCCGAATTCACCGCATCTGTTTCTCGCCTCGCACGCCTCCGGTCATCTCTATCTGTACAACGAGGAGTTGCCCTGTGCGGCCACAGCGCCCAGCTATCAACCGTTCAAGGTGGGCGATGGCTATACGATACTCACCTGCAAGTCGAAGTCAACACGTAATCCGCTCTACAAGTGGGTCTTTAGCACCGACAATTGTTGCATCAATGAGCTGTGCTTCTCGCCCTGCGGCTCCAATCTGGCGCTGGTCTCACAGGATGGCTTTCTCCGTGTCTTTCACTACGATACAATGGAGCTGCTGGGCATTGCTCGTTCCTATTTCGGTGGCTTCCTCTGCGTCTGCTGGTCGCCCGATGGCAAATACATTGTCGTTGGCGGCGAGGATGATCTGGTCACCGTGTGGTCACTGCACGAACGTCGTGTTGTCGCCCGCGGCCAAGGACATCGTTCGTGGGTCTCCGTGGTCGCCTTCGATCCGTACACAACGTCCTATACGAATTGGGATGGCGGTGATTTCAGCGATGATGAGAATCAACTCAACGAGTACACGGCATCGCGTGAGGAACGTTTCTCCGGCGACTCGACGGCCAATGGCGGTTTCGAGGGTTTCGACAAGAACTCGACGCCGTTGCATGCAACGCGAGCGCGTCCGCATTCGGCCTCGTTTCGCTCAGATGCCTCGTCGGCGGCGCTGGCGCCGGATAAACTGGCCATCAGCTATCGCCTCGGTTCGGTGAGTCAGGATACGCAAATCTGCCTGTGGGACATCACGGAGGATGTGCTGCGACATCCGTTGGCGGCGATGCGACAGCGTGTGAACAGCACACAGCTGAACGATAGCAGTTTTCTCAATGGCGGCGTTGTCGATGCCGATGGCATCAAAGTGATACGACCCGTGGCCATGGGTCAGGCCAACAATTTCGCCGACTCGGGCAGCTGTAGTCCGATACGTGAGGCGGCGGGAGGCGTGGCGGCTGGCACAACCGCCGAGCACAGCAATAGCAGCTCGAGCAAATTCTCAACGGCCAACTGCACGATATCCTCGCAATCATCCAATGCCAATACACCGCCCGACGAATGCTGTGAAACGCAAGCCACGGACAGTGCAGTGAATACAGcgaacacagcagcagctgcgacgacaacaacagccaaaacGAATAGCAAAGCGGCGAGCAGCAATTCGTTGAAGTTTCCCAATTGCATGGTGGCCACCAAATCGGATAGCATCGATAGCAACAgcggacaacaacaacagcagcagcagcgtgtgATGAGCAACTCGTATAACTCAACGTCCGGCTACAATAGCAAGAATTCCAATAGTTCcaacaaatcaaattcgaATTCACATTcgggcagcggcggcagcttTAGCGCCTTCAATAGTCTCACACAACGGCTGTCGAACTTTAGTTTTCTGAGCAATTCGGAGAAGCGTTCGTCGGGTAGCATTGGCTACGATGGAACGACGGCGACAAATCATCGACAGCATCGCAAAGCCATGAGCATGCTAAAGAGCTATAATCAACAtaatcacaacaacagcagcaacagcagcagcaatcacaataacaatcgcagcagcaacaccaccAATAACTTTGCACACTCCACCACCGTGGAGTCATCGACATCGGGCACAGGAACAGGGATGGGAAGCAGTGCGACAGCGAATAGTTTTGGCTCATTGAAGCTGGGCAAATCGTCGCACAACTCATCGCTGGCCACGGCGGGACAATCGTCAACCAGTGTCGGAAGCTATGATCCCATGAAGCTCATAGGGACACCAGCGTGTCCGCGTTTCGAGGAATGTCCGCTGCTGGAGCCGCTGGTGTGCAAGAAGATTGCTCATGAGCGTCTAACGGCGTTGATATTTCGTGAGGATTGCTTTTTGACGGCATGCCAGGATGGCTTTATCTACACATGGGCGCGACCTGGCCACACAACG CATGTTGCTCAGCACTTGTCGCCCAGTCAAACAGCGCCTCCGGGCGGCACGGTAATATAG
- the LOC133837926 gene encoding uncharacterized protein LOC133837926 → MQLSAFILLFCGCFCLLRAQCIDNYEPGCKLSVEIGRAQRHCIDPTKYWMCHQLNAKAQLNKCMPNTGFDQIKEACIPWIDWVWKPCIEPPSRPAGWTSC, encoded by the exons ATGCAACTCTCTG CCTTTATTCTGCTCTTTTGTGGCTGTTTCTGCCTGCTGCGAGCTCAATGCATTGATAACTACGAACCGGGTTGCAAGTTGTCAGTGGAGATTGGACGAGCTCAAAGGCATTGCATTGATCCTACCAAGTACTGGATGTGCCATCAATTGAATGCCAAGGCACAGCTCAACAAGTGTATGCCCAACACAGGTTTCGATCAGATCAAGGAGGCTTGTATTCCCTGGATTGATTGGGTGTGGAAGCCATGCATTGAGCCACCAAGTCGACCAGCGGGCTGGACAAGTTGTTAA
- the LOC133838163 gene encoding uncharacterized protein LOC133838163, with translation MKFALAICLLLCLGLSCSVNSLDCPEKCPDTQELVWALGGRCYLYLNKCEYDKENCKRETPLKIVTREECQPYCASFCPESYKPVEGDLRYFGHACEKIAHVCRTGELLKL, from the exons atgaAATTCGCTTTGGctatttgtttgctgctctGCCTGGGATTAAGTTGCAGTGTCAATTCCTTGGACTGTCCAGAGAAATGTCCAGATACTCAAGAGCTTGTTTGGGCTCTTGGAGGTCGCTGTTATCTGTATCTTAACAAGTGTGAATACGATAAGGAGAACTGCAAACGCGAGACAC CTCTGAAGATTGTCACCAGGGAAGAATGTCAACCTTATTGTGCTTCTTTCTGCCCAGAAAGCTATAAACCAGTCGAAGGAGATCTTCGTTACTTTGGACATGCTTGTGAAAAGATTGCTCATGTTTGCAGAACTGGCGAAT TATTGAAActataa
- the LOC133839541 gene encoding uncharacterized protein LOC133839541, with amino-acid sequence MKIVIFVCLLPLSLGARWHISNCPSECPDTEDIVWAMGQYCNVFRNKCFFDGVNCFRWSIFMRPMRIVDKVECQKHCDSDCSKKGPPVVEYYKTEVKHFRNICESILHTCRTGQIFE; translated from the exons ATGAAAATTGTgatatttgtgtgtttacttCCTCTGAGTTTGGGAGCAAGGTGGCATATAAGTAATTGTCCTTCGGAGTGTCCCGATACTGAGGATATAGTCTGGGCCATGGGTCAATACTGCAACGTATTTCGCAACAAATGCTTCTTTGATGGCGTCAATTGCTTTCGATGGTCCA TATTTATGCGACCCATGAGAATAGTCGACAAAGTAGAGTGTCAAAAGCATTGCGACTCAGATTGCTCGAAGAAAGGTCCACCAGTAGTTGAATACTACAAAACCGAAGTGAAACATTTCAGAAATATATGCGAAAGTATTTTGCACACCTGTCGAACTGGACAAA TATTCGAGTAA
- the LOC133839540 gene encoding uncharacterized protein LOC133839540, with the protein MKLVIFLCLLSLSLSANTYMNIAQCSDLDCPDTIETVWAMTKYCTAFRNKCYFDMANCFSGFLFGRQFRAVSYEECKEHCNTNCLRLDYKRTVDNYTIDLQKSCIDILIGCKTGQITW; encoded by the exons ATGAAACTCGTGATTTTTCTGTGTTTGCTTTCACTGAGTTTGTcagcaaatacatatatgaatattgCCCAATGTTCGGATTTGGATTGTCCCGATACTATTGAAACAGTCTGGGCCATGACCAAATATTGCACTGCCTTTCGCAACAAATGCTACTTCGACATGGCCAATTGCTTTTCTGGATTTC TGTTTGGTCGACAGTTCAGAGCTGTTTCCTACGAAGAATGCAAAGAACATTGCAACACAAATTGCTTGCGTTTGGATTATAAAAGAACCGTCGACAACTATACTATAGATTTACAAAAATCCTGCATAGATATTCTGATCGGTTGCAAAACTGGCCAAA tAACCTGGTAG